CGCGCCGAGCGTAACGGTATCGGTCCACGGGTTGCTCACGGTGATGTTGTCCTGTTCGTGACGCTTCGTGGCGGTGCCGAAAACCGGCGAGGTCGCCGGCAGACCGCTGTAGGTCTGCGCCAGCGTCGCGAAACTTCCGCCGGACGAGGTCCACCAAATCGCCCCATCGGGGAACCATGAGTTGTGCGTGAAATCGATCGGATCGTTGCCGCCCGGTTCGAACCCGAACAGTTTTCCGCTACCGCGATAGACGAAAACGTTATTGCGGAATCCCCAGGACTTCTGGCTGCCGTTGTTGAACTGCACCCAGCCCCATCCAACATGCGCGCCGGAGCCGTTGGTTCTGACGATCGTGTTGTTGTAGAGAAAATGGCCGGAGTCCGTGCTGTTGAATTTACCCGGACTGCGTTGCGTGTTGATTGCGATGTTGCGCGCGGCCAGGAGCGGACCGCCGTACAGCGGATCGAGTGACAGGAACGTCGCCGAATTGTGGCTACGGTTGTCGTATAACGTCAGATTGCGCATCGCGTAGTCGGCCTCGAGTAAATCATCGCCCGAGTTGCGCACTTCATTGCGGTAGAAGTGAACGCCGATCGTCTGCGCGCCGGACACGGTATACGCGAACGTATCGCCGAACCCCTTGAGCGTATTGTTGAACGCGACATTGCCGAAGCCGGGAATGCAGATACCGTCATCGTTCCATGTGGCATTCGTCGTAATGAGCGGCGCCGTCCAGGTGTTGTTTCCGTTGAACGTATTGTCGTAGGCCATGAATTGGCTAAGTGGAGCGTACGACTTGATCGCGATATCGACGCCGTTCATGGTGAGGTTGCGCACGGTCACCTGCGTCTGCGACGGCGCGCCATCCCAGAACTGGATCCCGGTCGAGCTGGCGGCGGTGCCCGAATCGACGCCCGACCCCTGGAACGTCATGTTTTCGATAATGACGTAATTCGCGGCTAACACTTGCAGAACGCGACCGGAATTGGCGGAAAGGATGACACCGTTTCGCGATTCGCCACGAAGGTAGATCGGATTAGTCGCCGTCCCACTGCGGTTGAGCTGTAGACCGCTGACGGTGTAGGTACCGTTCTTGATCTCGAGCACATCGCCGGGATTAAGATTGTTGAAGGCGGTTTGCAGGTTCGCGCTCGACGCCCCAGCGGCGATCGTTTTGTTGGGCGTTCCAGCGGCAGCCGGCAACGTGCGTGTCATGAAGGTGCCAGTGCGCACATCGCTCACACCGTCGCTCGTTACGGTCACTTCGACGTCATAGGACGTGCTTGGCTGAAGATCGATGATCGGCCAGGCGAATGCGTCTGGAACGGTCCCCGACGGTGGCGTTTCCGAAAGATCGGGGCGGATACGGTAGAGCGGATGCCCGCTGATCCACGCCGAAGCGCTGGTCGGTTTGTAGCGAACGTTGGCAACCGCTGTTTTCGGAAGACTCCCGGTGACCGGCAGGAAAAGCGAAACTTGTTCCGGTGTTGCCGGGCCATCGTGGATCAACGTTCCGATCGCGAGCGATCCCGCCGCCGACGTCGTCGCCGACGCCACTGCTGAATATTCCGACAGATTCCCCGCCGCATCTGCCGCGCGCAGGCGATAGCGATACATCGTCGATGCCGACAGCCCGGTGTCGCTGTGATTCGCTCCAGAAGGAGTAGCGACTTGCGTAAAGTTCGTGCAGCTAGCTCCTTGGCAGCGCTCCAGCCGATAGCCGCTGACACCGATGTCATCGGTCGATCCGGTCCAGGAGAGATTGATTTGGTTCGCCGAGCCGGCGCTCGCCGCGAGATTGCTCGGTGTCGACGGCGACGCGGTGTCGGCGATTGGCGGCGTGTTCGGATCTGGCGACGACTCGTTGCTGTCTCCACCGCCACCGCCGCAACCGACGACCATCAGCGTGACCGCCGCCACCGCAAGCAATGACCTAAAGCTACCATAACGCAACGCGCGGTAGTCTCCGCTCGTGTTGCGCAACCCAATGTTGGGGCAAGTCATGGTTATTCTCCCGTTGAATGTTTTCTTGGTATCGAAGCGCATTCGCTTGGCGCTTCTTGGATATTTTTAGAAGTAGTCACCGTAACTTACCTCCACAGCAAACGATGCCCGACGCCCGATGAGCGATAGATAGAGTCTGATGGAAGGGTATTTAGCGGACAGCGAGCTTTACCGCCTGAACGCGAATTTCTGGTGCGGCGGTTGGTTTCCACTGCTGCAGTCACAACTGTTGGCTACGTAACGGTTGTAGAGGAGAGAGACACGATCTAACAAGATTCGTGCGCTAAGTGGGCCAATGGAAAATATATCTGTCACCGAGGTTTCTAATGCCGAGGGGTTGTCTGCTTGGCGACGACTGACTAAATCAATTTCTATGAACATTGCGATGACCGCAATCGGCAAGAAGCGGATGTCCGCACATTGTTCCAAAATAATGCATGCCCATCACTATTGCGTGATATTTGTTCTTATGTTTTCTAAGGCACCGTCAATCGAGCGCAGTCTTCTATCGAAATCCTCTAAGTACTGCGTATAGCCAGCATCCGCGACGTAAACTTGCCTTGCGTTTTGTACAGCTACACGCGCATTCTCCAGCGCACCACGGTTTGCAGTGCGAACTCCAAGCGCATATAGCGCATTTCCCAAATTGTTTTGGGTCCTTGCCCACTCAAGTGGGGCCTGCTCGCGGGTAAGTTCCTCCAATGCCTGTTGACAGGCCGTCACTGCTGCATGGAGGTTGGTAGTGCCGCGTTCGTGTTGACCGAGCACCAAAAGAGCGTTGCCTAGGTTGCTCTGGGTCGTTGCCCACCGGCGCGGCACCCGCTCACGGGTACACACCTCCAATGCCAATCGATAGGCCGATACTGCTGCTTCGGGGTTGGCAATGTCATTTTCGCGTTCGCCGAGGGCGCAAAGAACATTCCCCAGATTGTTCTGTGTCTCCGCCCATTGGAGCGGTACCATCTCCCGAGTGTATTCCTGCAGTGCCAGTTGATAGGCAGCCATTGCTGCTCTGAGGTTGGCAGTGCCGCGTTCGCGTTGACCGAGTGCCATAAGAGCGTTGCCTAGGTTGTTCTGGGTCATCGCCCAAGCGAGCGGCACGCGCTCACGAGTACGCTCCTCCAATGCCAATCGATAGGCCGCCACTGCTGCTTCGAGGTTAGCAGTGTCACGTTCACGTTGACCGAGTGTTTTAAGAGCGTTGCCTAAATTGTTCTGGGTCATCGCCCAATCAAGCGGGACGTGCTCGCGGGTATACACTTGCAATGCCAATCGATAGACCGTCACTGCTGCTTCGAGGTTAGCAGTGTCACGTTCGCGTTCACCGAGAGTACAAAGAACGTTTCCTAAGTCGTTCTGTATCATCGCCCACTGAACCGGTACTCGCTCACGGCTGAGGAGTTCAAGTGCTTGCTGAAACACGCTGATTGCTTGTGTCAGTGCATCGTTGCCAACTTGCCGGTCACCATAAAGCACTAAAGAGTAGGCCTGCTGCAGCAGGTACTCGCCCAATCTGTCCGGAAATCCGTCAGGTACCAATGCGCTAGCGCTCCTGAAGTGGTCGACGGCATCCCGATAATGTAATTGCGTCAAGCTCGCAATGCCCCGCAATGCGCGCGCAGCAGCGCGGTTGAGACGGCGCTGTGCGAGGGTTTGCGCTGCGCGTGCTTCAGCCTCGGCCTCAGTCCTGTCATAGTCAGCGAGCATGGTTTCTGCCTGCTCGTAACGTCCTTGATGAATTGTTTCGCGAACTGATTCGAGATGTGCCTGGCTATCTGCATCGTCGCCCTCGAGAGCGGCAACCCGGGAAAGCAGCCCGTTATGCCGCTTAGCGATCTGCGTCAAGGTTTCGGGTAACTTTTCTCGCGAGACATGCTCACGCTGAAGGATAGCGAAGAAAGCTGCCAACGCCTGATCAGTAACGCCCAGTTGCTCGCGAAGTTCTCTTGCTTCGACGCCACCCTGTTGCATCGCCGCCAGAATGGTGTCGGGGTCATTGAAAATGACAATGTTGTCTCGCGCACCATCGCCAAATGCAACACCAGCCTCAGCTCGATTCGTTGTACTGCCTAGCATCTCCAGAGTTTGTTTCAGACGTTCCTCGAGTTGAGACACGTGATAATCGGGGAACTCCTGTGTCAGCTCGGGGTGTCGGAGGAAGAGCACGCTCAAATGTGTGGATTCGATATGATTTGCTTCAATACGCAGCTTTTCTCCGCGAGCTCGAATCGCGGATATCACATCGTTGGATAATTTCCGTGGCGTGACGAACGTCCAGCGCTCTACAGGGAAACGGCCGTTAGTGCGAAGAAGCGCCGCCTTTTTGAGATCAGCATATGCCTTGTTGAGGTAGTCGGTGTCCTTTTTTCGCTCAGGCTTCAGTGGACAAAAAATCGCAAAAATCCTTCGCTCCGAATTCAACCATCCGTCGTTTCCCCCATCTCCTCGTGTACCATCGATCGGTTGGTAGTCATGGCCGTACTCGGCTGCGAATACGGTATTACAGAGTCGGGTAAACAGGGTGGGGACTACAGTTTGAGCGATTTGATCTTCCAATGACATGGTGGTCAGCTCTCTTCCGCCATCAGTAAGTCGCTGCCGATGTGATTGCACGCCGATAGTGGGACATCAGAATATTACCGGACTCGCATAGATTACGCCCACTCTACAATTACCACTACTGCACGGAGTGTCTGAATTGGGTCGAATTCAGACGCTTACAAAGAACGTCGAACCGAGAGTAATGTCTCGAGAGTCGAAAGGCACTGACGTTGCTCATAGACACCGCTGTCGGCGCGTCTGATATTCCGTGCCGCATATGCGTGGTGCGCAAAAAGCGCGCACCGCGCACCACGCACGATGATGTTTATTTATTGCGACGGCGCGTGCGGCATCTAGCGCTTAGCGCTACTAGGGATCGCCGGGAAAGTTACTGCGTATAGTGAGGGGAGCCAGATTATGCGACTACGAATCATGCCGCCGGAATAAATGAAACGGCACTTTCGTTCATAAAAACCGCTACCAAAAAAGGCGCAGAACCAGGCAGAATACCGCGCTACACCATAACGACAAAAAGGGATTTTTGCGATGTCTACCAGTTCGTCGACCGCCGTCAAAGAAGAAAAACCCGAGAAGGTTAGACTTTTCCGCATCACCGATATTCCCGACGTAATGGATAGGCGGCTCGGTTGGACAGTTGCCGCAAGAGTGATGCGGCGATGGTTCGCCCATCCGGCATATACGATGACGGATCGAGTGAAGCTGGGAAGAGAGGATTCGCGCAATCTCTCGTCCTTCCAATTAGACGAGCGCCTTGTCACGATGCGGTGGGCGCTGCGCTTTTCTCGTGTACGCACCGCCTATTAAAATCTTCTGTCCGATTGGCGAACGCCGGCCGGTCTAGGAGAACTGAAAAGCTACCTCATCAACGCCACCCCTCGATTTGACCCCTCAAAGCCGGCGCGACGCTTCGGTGATCTCTCGCAGCCAGGCAAGATTCTCGACAGCGATCTAATGTCACAACCGCTCGGCTTCTGGGGATTCCAAGGCGCCCAGCGTGGCGTGCAATTACGTTGGGACGTCGAGATCGATGAATTGTATGCCGACAAAGACGAGGTCCCAGCGGATCGTGTGTACGCCGTGCAGAATGACGACTTCCGTCGCTATCGAGAGAAGTATGGCCGCGGCGGGGATTTTGTTATTTATTCAGACGTGCTGCGCGAGCGTCTACCGACACCGTTGGTGCTGGAAGTCTAGTTATGGACGATCTACGGACAATGCTTACCATCGTGGCCAAGCATAAGGCCAAGTTGTTGGTCATATGTTTTCTCGCCATCGCTGCACTACTTTTCTATCCGCGAGCGCACATCGACTCGGTCGAGGTTAGCCCCGATTTGACTTATCGTCTGGAGTTCTACCGGCCCAGCTTGCTGCAGTACCTGCGCCATGTCGGTATGCGGTCGCCCGGCTTCGTGCGTCTCTATCGGAACTTCGATAACCACTACGTTGGTGAAAGTGATGTGGTCGACTTCGTGGGGGGTGCTGGAATCCGCTGGAACATGACGACGAGCGGCCAAATCGACGTGGGACGAGATGTTGAGTTCACGAACGTGCCGCCAGTTGGCCCGGGGAGTATTGTGCTGAAAATCCCAAAGCCGAATGAGTAATGCCGGTACATCGTTGATCACATGACGCCGGCAATGAAACCGGCTTTATAGGATTGATGTTGTTGTTTTTGGGTTGATGTTCGTCGGATGCGTTTGCCGAAGCCGCTGGTAGTGGAAGTCTAACGAGGAAACGGCCGACCTGAAGCGGTCGGCCATTAGGGTAAGCACGGCATCATATTAAGTCAGCGCACGGAACCGTACCCCTAATCTTACATTTACCGCCGCCCCGACTTTCGTTGAGCCGGGCGTGTTGCTTCCTGGACGATCCAATCTGTCACCTTGCGCAGCAACTTCTCCGTCGTTCGATCTTCATGCACGCATAAGAAGTAACCGTGTTGTTCCCGGCGCAAGCTCGGCAATAGCTGAACCAGACTGCCGCTTTCCAACATCGGGTCGACTAAGCCGCGCCAACCGAGCGCGATGCCTTCGCCGGCAAGCGCCGATTGCAACAGCAACGGATAACTGGAGTAGAAAACGCGCGGCTTCGGCGGCGGCGTCGTCACCTGATGCGCTTGCAGCCAGCTATGCCAGGTCAACCAGCGATCGCTTACCTCATCAAGATGCAGCAAGTGTTCCGCCAACAAATCGCGCGGACGCAGCTGCGCGCGGCGTAGCGACGGATGTTCCGTCAGATAGCCGTTGCTACATACCGGAAACACTTCCTCGGCGAAGAGTTGTCGGGCATGCAATCCCGGCCAGTGGCCGGTGCCGAAACGAATGACGATATCGCTCTCGGCGATATCGCGATCGTCGTCGCACTCGTTGGTGATCAAGCGAAAAAATAATTTTGGATAGGCGCTGCGCAGCCGACTCAGGCGTGGCATCAACCACTGCTGCGCGAAGCCGGTGCAACTCGAGATGTTGAGCGATTGGTCATTGGCGTGCGCGCGCAGCGCTGCGGTCGCGCGCGCGATGTGATCCAGCCCCAGGCGCACCGCGTCGCGGTAATCGCGCCCGGCCGCCGTCAATGACAGCCCGCGGCTGCTGCGCTCGAACAGCGTTTGGCCGAGATCGGCTTCGAGCTGGCGCAAGTGGCGACTGATCGCCGGCTGACTGATGCCGAGCTCGCGCGCGGCTGCCGACATGCTGCCAAGGCGGGCGGCGACATCGAAGGGCACGAGGCTGCTGACGGGCGGAAGGCGGCGTTTGGTCATAACGAATTGTTATAGGCAATACAACATTTTTGCTGGCTTTTCCAGGTTTAGCAATACGAGTAGCTTGCGCATTAACGAATAGTTGCCCGGTCGGGCATGCGCCGCGTACGACCGGCCGGTGCCCACTCTTAATGAAGAACAACGCGAACGACATCGCCATGACATCGTCCTCGAAAATAGCCAAACCGGCGGCGTTCTCGGCGCCGGCGGCACACCTGCCGTATCCGGCGCTGAGCATGCTCCTCGGCGTGATTATGTGGGGTATCGCTTGGTACCCGATGCGCCTGCTTGAAGCCCGCGGCCTGCATGGACTGTGGTTGGCGATGACGTTGTATCTGAGCGCTCTTATCATCAGCCTGCCGTATACGTTGCCGGCATGGCGCGCGTTTATGCGCCACCCGCTGTTACTGATACTGCTGACGTTGTCGATCGGATGGACCAACGTCGCCTACATCCAGGCGATGCTCGATGGAAATATTCTGCGCGTGTCGCTGCTGGTTTATTTGTCGCCGCTCTGGGCCAGCGTGCTCGCCTGGTTATTGTTGAAGGAACGGCTGGGTCGCGTCGCCATTGCAAGTTTGGGGCTCGCCATGCTGGGTGCGCTGGTGATGCTGTGGAATCCGGCGCTTGGCGCGCCTTGGCCACGATCGCATGCGGAGTGGATGGCGCTCAGCTCGGGGCTGACGTATGCGGTGGCGACGGTAGTGATGCGCAAGGGTCAAGACGTTCCTCAAAGCACCAAGCTGCTGTGCACCTGCATCGGCGTGCCACTGATCGCGTCGGCAATGATTGTTTATTCCGCTCTCCCTTGGTCGACGGTAGCACTGCCGGTGTTGGCCGGTGCCGCCGCACTTGGCATCGGCGGTATCTTGGTGATGACGTTGTTGGTGCAGTACGGCATCACTCACCTGCCGGTGCATCGCTCGCAAGTATTGGCGCTGATGGAGCTAGTCACGGGCGCGATCACACAGCGATTGCTCACCGACGAGGTCATGACGACACAAGATTGGATCGGCGGTACGTTGATCGTGTTCGGCGCGTACGTTGCCAGCCGTAAGGTGGCGACACGATCGACTTAAAAAACAACGGACAATTCGGCAGCCTGGTTCCGAATCTGCCGAATGCTTTCCCCTTGTTCACTAGCAGACTTTCTAAAAATTCTCCCCACACTCGTGTAGATGTCTATCGTCTTGCGCTTACTGGAGACTTTCCAACATTCGCCGATGATCACATAAGTCTGTCACCTTCGTGTGCGCAAAATAGTTGTTGATCCTCTTTTGAGTGAACCATACGTATACGTATGTCGGGAATAATTTGTTAGGCTGGATCGACCGACGAGATTTAACAGCAAACGGCGTCGGCATGATCATCATCCTCGCAGGAAAGTGAGGAAACGATAACAGTTTAGAAATTAGGGGGAAGTATGAAAATGTCCTATGCCACAAGTTCAGGAGAGAATCGCGTCCCGCAGCACCAACCGACACACCACCCTAGCGCGCCACTTTGTGTCGACTTGGATGGCACTCTTGTCCGATCTGACATTTTAGTCGAATCCTTTTTCGGTGCTCTCAAGAAAAACATATGGGTGTTCTGGTTGGTCCCCATTTGGCTGCTGCGAGGTAAGGCCTACTTAAAACATCGGCTGGCGCAGTTGGCGGAGATTGATTGTCGACTCCTTCCTTACAATAAGGTATTCGTCGATTTCTTGCGGGTGGAGCGCACGCGTGGGCGACGTCTGGTTCTGGCAACCGCGACTCACGAACATTATGCCCATCAGATCGCCGAGCACCTTGATCTGTTCGACGAAGTGATTGCCAGTAATTCGCAATGCAATCTATCGGGCAGCGAGAAACGCGATGCCCTAGTAGCGCGTTTTGGTACGGGTGGATTCGATTACGCGGGCAACGGAAAGGCCGATCTGAAAGTCCTGAGCACGGCGCGACGCGGGATATTGGTCGACCCGGAGCGCGGCGTCAAAAAAAGCGCGTGCACGATAATCGATCTGGAAAAAACTTTTATCTCGCGTCGTCGACCTATCCGGACGTGGGCGCGTGCCATGCGGGTTCATCAATGGTTGAAAAACGTATTGATATTCGTGCCGCTGTTGGTGGCGCACAAGTATATGGATCTGCGCATGTTGGCGTTAAGCGTCGGGGCGTTCATCGCCTTTGGACTCTGTGCCTCAGCCACGTACTTGCTCAATGATTTGTTCGATCTATCGTCGGATCGCGTTCATCCGCGCAAGCGTTTGCGGCCCTTGCCTGCCGGAGATATCTCCGTGAAGACTGGGGCGGTGCTGGTCTCGGTATTGTTGGGCGTCGCCTTCGCATTGGCATTTTGGTTGTCGTTTGACTTTGCGTTGATACTGCTCGGGTATGTCGCGATAACTCTCAACTATTCGCTGTGGTTGAAGCGAAAAATTCTCGTGGATGTGCTGGTCCTCGCTGGGCTGTATACCGTGCGAATTTTTGCGGGGTCGGCGGTCACGGGAATTGTTCCATCGGTCTGGTTGTTGGCGTTTTCGATATTTCTTTTTCTCAGCCTGGCATTGGTCAAGCGCTACACGGAGTTGTTGGCGTTGAAGGAAGCCAACCGCATGCAAGTGGCCGGAAGAGGGTATGAAGTCACGGACATTTCAGTGCTTCAGAGTCTCGGTATCGCCAGCGGTTACCTGTCCGTGCTCGTGCTGGCGTTATATATCAACAGTAGCGACGTTCACCTTCTTTATAAAACGCCCGAGGCGATTTGGTTGCTTTGTCCGCTGTTGCTGTACTGGGTAAGCCGTCTGTGGCTGCGGGCCGGCAGGAGCGAAATGCATGACGATCCGTTGGTGTACGCGCTCAAGGACCGTATAAGTCGCTGGATTGTCCTCAGCGGCTGCGTGCTGTTGATGATTGCTTCATTAGATTTATAGCAACCAAATATCGGGCGGAGAAATTTTTAATGAGTGGGCAGTTATTTTTTTTTATAGCAACCGTAGTACTTGGCTTAGCCGCCACTGTGGTGGGTTATACCTGCATGGCGGGCCGAGAACCGGAGCGACGGTTGCTGGCCGCCGTTTCGGTTGTCCCTATCGTCGTCGTGCTGTCGATGCTCGCCCTAGGGGCAACGGGTCACCTTACTGGCGTTTCCGGAATAATTTTCGTCACCGGGTTTTCCATGTTGTTGGCGGCGGTCAGCGGGTTTTTTGGCAACAACAGTTCGCTCGTCAAAAAGCTCGGCGCGGAGGCGGTGTTTCTCGGTGCAAGGGGGACGGGGTGGTACGTAGGAGCAGCGGTGCTGCTCAGCGTATGGGGGCGATTCACGATCGATACGCTCTTTGAAGGAACCCGATTTTCGACAGATGATTTGATTTACCACGCGCCCGCGGTGGCACACTGGCTGCAAGACGGGCGTTTGTCGCTCGCCGCCAAAGGCTTCGCGACGTACTACCCGATGAACGCCGAGCTGTTGTCGTTGTGGTCTGTTTTGCCGTTCCACGGCGATGGCATGGCAAACATGGCGGGTTGGTTCTGGATCACGATGGGCACGGTTTCCGTGGTTGCGCTGTGCCGGATTCTTGGGTGTAGCGGAGCGACAGCGATGCTGGGCGGTGCGTTTTTTGTCGCATCGCCGGTGGTCGCGAGTTTGGGAACAACGTTTTCCGCGGTCGATGCCGCCGGCACGGCAGCGATGATGGCGGCACTGACGTTGTCGATGTCTTCAGCCAGCGGCAATACAGTCAGAACAAGATGGGTCGACGCGTGGTATGCCGGTCTGCTCATGGGCTTGGCCGTCGGCATTAAGGTTTCATTTGCGCCAGCGGTATTGGTGGTGGGGTGGTTGTGCCTATCAGGCTATGAGATCAACGACAGTCGCAAGGTAAAATGGCAGGCGCTACTCATATTTGCCGCGGCCGTCGCCCTTACCGGTTCGTATTGGTACCTGCGCAATCTGATGCTGTCGGGCAATCCCATTTTCCCGGCTGACTTTGGTCCGTTTCCCGGTCCCTTTGGGCGCGACGACCAGTTTCGTACCACGCTGGCCTATTGGATGCGTGCTGCCGGGACGAATGTTGCGCTATGGAAAGAGATTATCCGTACCTACCTGGGATGGGGATTCTGCTTGGGATTGTTGGCGTTCCTGGGCTATTTCGTTTCGGCATATCGCTCGCTGCGCCTGCGCGCCATTTCCTCGGACGAAATGCGCTGGAAAACGTTGGCGGTGTTTATGCTTGGCGTAATCCTGTTGCTGGCGCATCCATTTATGCCGTTCTCCGGCACGATTGATAGCCCAGACGCCGGTTTTGTCCCCATGCAGCGATACATCATCGGACCATTTGCGATTGGCTTGGTGTTGCTCGCGGTCGTAAGCGATACCTGGAAGCTGTCACGTTGGTTGGTGTTGCCAGTGGCGATAGCGGCTATCGTTCAGAGTTGGGTTAACGTAATTCCGCAAAGTCCCGTGGAGTTCGTCGGTGGCGTCGCGTTTGGTGTCGTGTTCGCGGCAGGTTTGTGGCTTGCTGATAAATCGCCCAAACAATTTCGGGGATGGCGAACACCGGCTTGCGGAATGTTCCTCGTTGTCGTTGCCGTCCTGGCCGCGTGGGTGCCGTACAAACAAGCGCTAACCGACAAGCTAATCGAGACGTATGCCGGAGGTAAAGATTCCGCTGCTGGCGATGCATGGGCGCTGATGCGCTTAGTGCCCAACGATGCACGAGTGACGGCGTTTGGCCCTGATATGTGGATGTACTATCCACTCTTCGGGCGTCGGTTGCGTGTTTCGCCGCAACCCGGCGATGAAAACGGCGCCGCCTATGTTCACTATCATCTGCGGCAACCGCGTTCTACCCGGTGGTGGTGGCACGATAGCCCAGCAACATTTAGTGCGGCAGAATTTCTGGAAAATCTGCGGAATCGGAATATCGATTTTGTTCTGACGACGAAGGGAGACTCGCAGGAGTGGCCGCCGCAATACGCCGCCTTGATGCGATCTAATACGGCAGATCTCATTCGTGTAAGTGAACATTCTGCGCTGTGGAAGATTCGCCGAACCTATATAGATAAGACTGAAGCGTCGCTTAAGGGGTCACTGTGAATATCACTCTATTCGTTCTTATCTTGGGCAGCGTGGCGTTATCGGCATTGGCGCAAATTTTACTTAAATTGGGAATGTCGAGCGCGCTCGTGCAGCATTCGCTGTCGTCGGGAAATTGGTACGCCGGGCTCGTTGCTGTTGCCACGAACTTTTACGTAATCGGCGGATTGGCGCTCTACGCGCTCGGAGCGGCCGTGTGGTTGTTAGTGTTGGCCAAAGTGGATGTCAGTTTCGCCTA
Above is a genomic segment from Gammaproteobacteria bacterium containing:
- a CDS encoding tetratricopeptide repeat protein — translated: MSLEDQIAQTVVPTLFTRLCNTVFAAEYGHDYQPIDGTRGDGGNDGWLNSERRIFAIFCPLKPERKKDTDYLNKAYADLKKAALLRTNGRFPVERWTFVTPRKLSNDVISAIRARGEKLRIEANHIESTHLSVLFLRHPELTQEFPDYHVSQLEERLKQTLEMLGSTTNRAEAGVAFGDGARDNIVIFNDPDTILAAMQQGGVEARELREQLGVTDQALAAFFAILQREHVSREKLPETLTQIAKRHNGLLSRVAALEGDDADSQAHLESVRETIHQGRYEQAETMLADYDRTEAEAEARAAQTLAQRRLNRAAARALRGIASLTQLHYRDAVDHFRSASALVPDGFPDRLGEYLLQQAYSLVLYGDRQVGNDALTQAISVFQQALELLSRERVPVQWAMIQNDLGNVLCTLGERERDTANLEAAVTVYRLALQVYTREHVPLDWAMTQNNLGNALKTLGQRERDTANLEAAVAAYRLALEERTRERVPLAWAMTQNNLGNALMALGQRERGTANLRAAMAAYQLALQEYTREMVPLQWAETQNNLGNVLCALGERENDIANPEAAVSAYRLALEVCTRERVPRRWATTQSNLGNALLVLGQHERGTTNLHAAVTACQQALEELTREQAPLEWARTQNNLGNALYALGVRTANRGALENARVAVQNARQVYVADAGYTQYLEDFDRRLRSIDGALENIRTNITQ
- a CDS encoding LysR family transcriptional regulator codes for the protein MTKRRLPPVSSLVPFDVAARLGSMSAAARELGISQPAISRHLRQLEADLGQTLFERSSRGLSLTAAGRDYRDAVRLGLDHIARATAALRAHANDQSLNISSCTGFAQQWLMPRLSRLRSAYPKLFFRLITNECDDDRDIAESDIVIRFGTGHWPGLHARQLFAEEVFPVCSNGYLTEHPSLRRAQLRPRDLLAEHLLHLDEVSDRWLTWHSWLQAHQVTTPPPKPRVFYSSYPLLLQSALAGEGIALGWRGLVDPMLESGSLVQLLPSLRREQHGYFLCVHEDRTTEKLLRKVTDWIVQEATRPAQRKSGRR
- a CDS encoding DMT family transporter; this encodes MKNNANDIAMTSSSKIAKPAAFSAPAAHLPYPALSMLLGVIMWGIAWYPMRLLEARGLHGLWLAMTLYLSALIISLPYTLPAWRAFMRHPLLLILLTLSIGWTNVAYIQAMLDGNILRVSLLVYLSPLWASVLAWLLLKERLGRVAIASLGLAMLGALVMLWNPALGAPWPRSHAEWMALSSGLTYAVATVVMRKGQDVPQSTKLLCTCIGVPLIASAMIVYSALPWSTVALPVLAGAAALGIGGILVMTLLVQYGITHLPVHRSQVLALMELVTGAITQRLLTDEVMTTQDWIGGTLIVFGAYVASRKVATRST
- a CDS encoding UbiA family prenyltransferase; protein product: MSYATSSGENRVPQHQPTHHPSAPLCVDLDGTLVRSDILVESFFGALKKNIWVFWLVPIWLLRGKAYLKHRLAQLAEIDCRLLPYNKVFVDFLRVERTRGRRLVLATATHEHYAHQIAEHLDLFDEVIASNSQCNLSGSEKRDALVARFGTGGFDYAGNGKADLKVLSTARRGILVDPERGVKKSACTIIDLEKTFISRRRPIRTWARAMRVHQWLKNVLIFVPLLVAHKYMDLRMLALSVGAFIAFGLCASATYLLNDLFDLSSDRVHPRKRLRPLPAGDISVKTGAVLVSVLLGVAFALAFWLSFDFALILLGYVAITLNYSLWLKRKILVDVLVLAGLYTVRIFAGSAVTGIVPSVWLLAFSIFLFLSLALVKRYTELLALKEANRMQVAGRGYEVTDISVLQSLGIASGYLSVLVLALYINSSDVHLLYKTPEAIWLLCPLLLYWVSRLWLRAGRSEMHDDPLVYALKDRISRWIVLSGCVLLMIASLDL